The region GCGCCCGTCAGCTGACCTTACCCGCTGTGTTTTACTTTACTTTCGTCTCAATGTCACCGAGCGTAGGGGAGGTGTCGAAGCTTGGTGGCCGCGCGTTTTGTGGGCACgttatcgtttcgtttcgtttcgtttggtccTTGACTGGGAGGAACGTGGGGACGAAGTTACGGCTAAGGAGCTGCGGGATGATGCTTAGGATCGAAGCGCGTTCGTTGGTTCCGTACGGAGCAGTGCGTTTTCGGGGTGGACCTGGTGCACACAAAtgcgaaaaaataaaaccaagaTAAAACAGTTGCGAATGCGTGCCGTCGCGAGACCGAAGGGTCTTTTTCGAGTTCTCGAGTCTTGGCAGTATGCCTCCTTCCCACTGCGTCAGCTGTCCTACGTTAAAGGTATTTgtcgggggggggaggcgccGAAGTGCGAAAACGGTTAGCGCGACGTTTCACGATGAATTATTAGCATTAACAAGCGGCAACCACGCAATCCGCTGAAGAAGGATGAACCACAATGCTCCGAGGAGCActtcacacagacacacatgctCTTGGGACGCACGCAAAATGTTCCTCGGCCTGGTCTCTCGAGAAATTCTGACGCCAAGGATGGCCACAAACGAGCTGAtcgcgaacgagaagctgcGCCGCGAATCCGAATCGGCCCAGAAGCGATCACCaatatgtgtgtgctggtatgtgcgcgtgtgtgttgataTGTTTTTCGTCGTGAAAGGTACAACCGCCCCCTTGTGCTCCCACTTTTCTCTCCtttgctcgatctcgatcgcctTTTGCGACGAATTTATCATGATTGTCGCCTTTTTCACACGAACTCGCCTTGCTGAGCTATTTTAAAGGATTGTGCAACCGTGATAGTACGCCAGTATTTATGCTGACATACCGGCAGGCACACATAAACAGCTTTTGCATGCTGGATTCACGTCACCAGAGCATGCTCGGCGCCATGCCAACTTGGTGATCTTGCGAAATGTCATCATGATTTCGCGGGTTACTGAGAGTGAAGCGATTTAGTGAAACCCGCACATGGGATAAAAAGAGACGGAAGATCGATCgcagaaggaaaagggaaggtggTCGTTCCGTAGGTAAACAAATTAAACTAACAAAGTGTGAATGATCCTCGCCATGCGGGGAACCAGCACACACCATTAGGTAGCTGTGTAGAGCTGCGTGATCGTGATAAGTTTGGTGTGATTGCCGTTGAACCAGCGCCAAACACGCACGTAGGCGAGGCCAGCTGATAAAGAGAGCTTCGCTTCGCCGTACAGCTTTGTGCCAGTTGTGAaggacaccacaccacagttTAGCTTGTTTACGGGGAGAAACTGTGCAAATCGTGGTATGAAGTGTGCTTGAACCGAAACCATTGATAAATCGCACATCGACGCCCAGCACGAACCCAAATCATGCTGAACTGGATACACCAGTTAAATGCCAGCGAACCAGGTGTAATGGCATAATTGGAAGCCAAACATGACATGGTAAAGGGCCGCCGTTGTGTCCGAAATGGTTCCAGGATATTAATTCACTAACATCGTCAATATTTGGCCTCTGGGGCTCATTCATCACATTACGTTGGTTTACAAGTTCCAGCAAATACCATCCCGCGACCCAGATCGCTTCAACCACGGTTCCACCTAGTCGTTAACGCCCGTTCGGCCTAGCAGAATAGGTGTGTCACTGAATTGTGCGTTGGCTGATAACGGTGATAAGCGCTTATCGTTCGAACGTTTAAATTGGTCGTCGGCGACAACTACCCCTTCTTAATCACTGAGGGCACACGGAGGATGTACACTTGTACCGTTGCACCACTATTCTAGCGAATATTTACTGTGCTTATCACTGCTGAGCGCTGATCTAGGTGGCTGTTTGAATCAGCACTTAGAATATGTAGAAACCAGAACGTCACTCGGCACTCCGCGaaataaatggtggtttcgTGTCGAACGCGCCTatctccgctgctgctgctgctgctgctgatggtgactACGGTCGGTGGTCCgcctggtggttggtggatcTCGGTACAAACAATAACCGCGATCGACGCGTCGAACCCCGTCGTGTGCGTAGGCCTCGTCGTGGCACGAATTTATGTGAAGGTATTTCTGTGCTCCTTTCGTTTTTTCGAATGCGCTCGTGTGCGTGAACGCTACGCCACCCAATCAACCAAAAGCATAAACGAGGAGTGggacaaaatatttttcattatgtTACATTATGTTTCCGCATTAAATATATTTAATTCGTATTTGAAAGCAACCCGTGATTTGATAAATGAGTTAGCAAAGTAATACACGATCGAAAAAGTAAAAGTTTTGTATTTTGTACTGTTCTGTGTTGTTCTGATCAGACGTCTTTGCAACAACTCCGCTTTATAAATTTACGATACTAGTGTGTTTTTAATCCTGCATACTGATACATTACTTCACTTCTTCTACGTTTTATCTTCTCCTTTCGCTTAGTTGAAAAATCACATCTACTGGAATTGGAAGCGCTTTTCGGTAAAGCACTACTGGAACGTGCCCTTGGATTAGTCTACGGCAAACAACCGATCGTGCTCtatcaaacaaaaatcgaaacgatcaCGTTGGTGGAAGTGCCTGGATCGAAAGCGGCAACCTTTTACAAAATATTACATCCAGGCAATTTTTGTGCCTGTGAGTCCTTCCGTCGACTCGTCCTGAAGGAGCAGCATCAACCGCTCTGCAAACATCTTCTAGCAGCACGCTTAGCCCTTGCGCTGAACCGCATTCACAAGGAGACACTACGCGATGATCCGCTGGCCGaactaaagaaacaatttGCACGCGATTGCTTAAAGTTTATGAGTCCTCCGATTGCTGGAGGATCCGAGGAGAAACGAAACAGTTAGGCAAGCAGTTTAATGCAAAGAACAAAGGTGCTGCTCAGCAAAGGAATCGTACATAATCGCAACATGGTGACCCAAACGCAGTACAGCCAAATACAGTTCCAGGCGGTGGTGAACAATTTGGCCACGTTTCACAACGTTATAAAAGCCATTAATTTTGTCGAGGTAAGTAAAGGATTGTGGCGGCTCAGGGGCGGAACTTACCTTCTTTACTTATTGCAGAACGCTATGATACAGCTCAGCAAGGAAGGCCTGCAAGTGACCGTTGAAGATGCCAAAAGTATTCAAGCGGTAGCACTCATCAAACGGACCTGTTTCTCGGAGTACAGTCTTAATGCTGctacgacggcgacggctccGGCAGAGGGGGGTACGGCGGAACCGTTCGCATCATTCGGGCTGAATCTGAAGGTCTTCACCGATTGCTTGAGCATGTTTACAACGAGTGAGCTGGATTCGAGTCTTAAGCTTCTGCGCAAAGGACCCCGTGCACCGTTAATCGCCATACTGGAGCAGCACGGCGAGGACAGTTTGATCACGGAGTGCTCGATTCGCACCATGGAACCGTTCGATTGCATGGACTTGGAGTTTACCGATGACCAGCAAATCGTGAGCAAGTTTGCGGCCAAAGGTACGGACTTTTTCCAGTTGCTTGGCGAAATGGATAGCAACTGTGCGGAGATTGAAGTCAGCATTACGCCATCGCAGCTGAAGTTTGAAACTTTCGGTGAACTCCACATGAACGCTAGCGTAGAGTTGTCCAATGATAGCGATATCCTCATCAGCTTCAACTGCTCGCAAACGAGCACCTATCGTTACAAGTTTCAGCATTTTAAGCTGATTATGCGTACACTAGCGCTTGCATCGCAAGTGGTCATTAGTACCAATGGCGAGGGTTTGCTCGGGCTGCAGGTAATCATTGAAAACAACGATAATTCCATGTTCTACGTGCAGTACTTTATCCTCCCGCTGGTGCACGATAACGATTCAGTGATGAATTAAAGGCAATCAATCCTTGAAATCAACATAAAGAACATACAAGACCAAGAATGTAAAGCCGAAATATTTGAAACCGATatatttgaaataaaatggaaattttgtGTTTGGTCAACATGTGCATAATTTTGCTTTCAATACAGTCCAGATGTGATATTTATGTTCATTAAATTATGTTCATGTATTCAAGGGTTTATCGGATGCTGCTCGGGTTTTGGACCGGTTTCGCGAAGCGATGGCTAAGCGGCAGATGGCGCTCTGTCAAACGGGGTAACCAAAACATAATCGGTGGCATcgttttgagaaaaataaacTACGAAGCCAAAGACGGAAAACTCGTTCGAAGAATACCGGGTTTTCAATCGTAGAATCATTTCGGACAGATATCGCACGGTAGATATAATCTGTGCGACTAGTGAAAGATGAGTGAGGATGAAAGAACACTTTGGTGCGGTAATTTGAGTGAAAAAGTTACAGAAGAGTTGCTGTATGAGTTGTGTTTGCAGGTAAGAAGAAGTCTAGTTGGCGCCGAAATCCCAACCAATTACCCTATCCGAGTTGACTCTCACTGGCTCCTTTGTATTTCAGGCGGGtccggtggaaaatgtgaaGATTCCACGCGACAGTGAACGTCGGCAACGATCCTATGGATTCGTCACATATGTCCACGCATGTAGCGTCGAGTATGCTATCAAACTGTTCGAGGGGACTTCGCTGTTTCAGCGAAAGTTGACGCTTCACAAGAAGCAACGGAACGGTCCGAATCCTGCCGCTTCGCCCCAGATAAACTTCAATGCGTCATCGAACAGTAATCGTTCGCAACTATCGGACTCATTTGGCAATACCTCAATGGGGAGCGAATTGGACGTTTCGGGCATGATGATGTTTGCACCGAACCCAGTAGGTCTTGCCCATGAGCAAGCATTTGCGATGGCCATGAACGGTATGTTGGCCCAGATGGGTAACCAAATGCTCGGTGCCTGCCTACCGGCCTACGATGATGGAAACCAGCAGGGCTCCTATCGTTCCAAGATGCGAAGgaacgatcgtgatcgcagCGATACGTACGATCGGTATAACGAAAGGCCCTACGATCGCCATAGTCACGGCCACAAACCCTATTCCCGTGATGACCGTGATCACTATCAGCGAACGCACGATGAGCGTCGACGGCATTCAGACcccgatcgtgatcgtcacCGCGATCGCCGTAGGCGAAGGTAGTCCTTAGCACGTACGTTACTACAA is a window of Anopheles aquasalis chromosome 2, idAnoAquaMG_Q_19, whole genome shotgun sequence DNA encoding:
- the LOC126570103 gene encoding cell cycle checkpoint protein RAD1-like, with the protein product MQRTKVLLSKGIVHNRNMVTQTQYSQIQFQAVVNNLATFHNVIKAINFVENAMIQLSKEGLQVTVEDAKSIQAVALIKRTCFSEYSLNAATTATAPAEGGTAEPFASFGLNLKVFTDCLSMFTTSELDSSLKLLRKGPRAPLIAILEQHGEDSLITECSIRTMEPFDCMDLEFTDDQQIVSKFAAKGTDFFQLLGEMDSNCAEIEVSITPSQLKFETFGELHMNASVELSNDSDILISFNCSQTSTYRYKFQHFKLIMRTLALASQVVISTNGEGLLGLQVIIENNDNSMFYVQYFILPLVHDNDSVMN
- the LOC126570110 gene encoding RNA-binding protein 7 codes for the protein MSEDERTLWCGNLSEKVTEELLYELCLQAGPVENVKIPRDSERRQRSYGFVTYVHACSVEYAIKLFEGTSLFQRKLTLHKKQRNGPNPAASPQINFNASSNSNRSQLSDSFGNTSMGSELDVSGMMMFAPNPVGLAHEQAFAMAMNGMLAQMGNQMLGACLPAYDDGNQQGSYRSKMRRNDRDRSDTYDRYNERPYDRHSHGHKPYSRDDRDHYQRTHDERRRHSDPDRDRHRDRRRRR